One window of the Camelus dromedarius isolate mCamDro1 chromosome 15, mCamDro1.pat, whole genome shotgun sequence genome contains the following:
- the KCNF1 gene encoding potassium voltage-gated channel subfamily F member 1, with product MDGAGDRSLPEPGSQDSRANDDIEIVVNVGGVRQVLYGDLLSQYPETRLAELINCLAGGYDTIFSLCDDYDPGKREFYFDRDPDAFKCVIEVYYFGEVHMKKGICPICFKNEMDFWKVDLKFLDDCCKSHLSEKREELEEIARRVQLILDDLGVDTAEGRWRRCQKCVWKFLEKPESSCPARVVAVLSFLLILISSVVMCMGTIPELQVLDAEGNRVEHPTLENVETACIGWFTLEYLLRLFSSPNKLHFALSFMNIVDVLAILPFYVSLTLTHLGARMMELTNVQQAVQALRIMRIARIFKLARHSSGLQTLTYALKRSFKELGLLLMYLAVGIFVFSALGYTMEQSHPETLFKSIPQSFWWAIITMTTVGYGDIYPKTTLGKLNAAISFLCGVIAIALPIHPIINNFVRYYNKQRVLETAAKHELELMELTSSSAGEGKAGGSRGDLDNLSPEPPGKEVPSWSSRLKISHSDTFIPLLTEEKHHRTRLQSCK from the coding sequence ATGGACGGGGCCGGGGATCGCAGCCTCCCGGAGCCGGGCAGCCAGGATTCCCGGGCGAACGACGACATCGAGATCGTCGTCAACGTGGGGGGCGTGCGGCAGGTGCTGTACGGAGACCTCCTCAGCCAGTACCCTGAGACCCGGCTGGCGGAGCTAATCAACTGCTTGGCGGGGGGCTACGacaccatcttctccctgtgcGACGACTACGACCCCGGAAAGCGCGAGTTCTACTTCGACAGGGACCCAGACGCGTTCAAGTGTGTCATTGAGGTGTACTATTTTGGGGAGGTCCACATGAAGAAGGGCATCTGCCCCATCTGCTTCAAGAACGAGATGGACTTCTGGAAGGTGGACCTCAAATTCCTGGACGACTGCTGCAAGAGCCACCTGAGCGAGAAGCGCGAGGAGCTGGAGGAGATCGCGCGCCGCGTGCAGCTCATCCTGGACGACCTGGGCGTGGACACGGCTGAAGGCCGCTGGCGGCGCTGCCAGAAGTGCGTCTGGAAGTTCCTGGAGAAGCCCGAGTCTTCGTGTCCCGCGCGGGTGGTGGCCGTGCTATCCTTCCTGCTCATTCTCATCTCGTCAGTGGTCATGTGCATGGGCACCATCCCCGAGCTGCAGGTGCTGGACGCTGAAGGCAACCGCGTGGAGCACCCGACGCTGGAGAACGTGGAGACGGCGTGCATCGGCTGGTTCACGCTGGAGTACCTGCTGCGCCTCTTCTCCTCGCCCAACAAGCTGCACTTCGCCCTGTCCTTCATGAACATCGTGGACGTGCTGGCCATCCTCCCCTTCTACGTTAGCCTCACGCTCACACACCTGGGCGCCCGCATGATGGAGCTGACCAACGTGCAGCAGGCGGTGCAGGCCCTGCGGATCATGCGCATCGCCCGCATCTTCAAGCTGGCCCGCCACTCTTCCGGCCTGCAGACTCTCACATACGCCCTCAAGCGCAGCTTCAAGGAACTGGGGCTGCTGCTCATGTACCTGGcggtgggcatctttgtcttctcCGCCCTGGGCTACACCATGGAGCAGAGTCACCCTGAGACCCTGTTTAAGAGCATCCCCCAGTCCTTCTGGTGGGCCATCATCACTATGACCACGGTCGGCTATGGTGACATCTACCCCAAGACCACGCTGGGCAAGCTCAACGCGGCCATCAGCTTCTTATGTGGGGTCATCGCGATTGCTCTGCCCATCCACCCCATTATCAACAACTTTGTCAGGTACTACAACAAGCAGCGAGTCCTGGAAACGGCTGCCAAGCATGAGCTGGAGCTGATGGAGCTTACCTCCAGCAGTGCGGGCGAGGGCAAGGCAGGGGGCTCCCGCGGTGACTTGGACAACCTCTCGCCAGAGCCCCCCGGGAAGGAGGTGCCAAGCTGGAGCAGCCGGCTGAAGATCTCCCACAGTGACACCTTCATCCCCCTGCTGACCGAGGAGAAGCACCATAGGACCCGGCTCCAGAGCTGCAAATGA